From the genome of Streptomyces sp. NBC_01260, one region includes:
- a CDS encoding phage tail protein gives MSLTQAVGKSSTALARLRSQADSAGKSVKSLAAGARTGDTGLKKIKSSAQGSARELTKIQQSADKAERSMSKAGKTGQKSGTQVGKFKSGADKASKGMKGLNKSMKGNLVGQLLSLLAPLVEKVVEMAARSKTMQKVLKVAFDAIKKVISSVMKAVGPIMKKAGALIKQVWDGIKKAITVVIKAVAKVVTTYFNAWKKIITTVMNAVKQVISSVWNGIKKVISPVINWIRDVIPKAFSRVKEKLSSIWGGLKGIASRAFDAIKGAVKAPVNSVIRLINSAIDKLNRIKVSIPGWVPGVGGKTFGISLPKIPQLAAGGIVAPRNGGVHAIVAEAGEAEAVLPLSKLDRLLRHTARRARADSVNATAGAVSGFRIENYYEASTADLQETAAALLFLSKARG, from the coding sequence ATGAGTCTGACGCAAGCCGTCGGTAAGTCCTCCACCGCCCTCGCGCGGCTCCGCTCACAAGCGGACAGCGCCGGCAAATCGGTGAAGTCCCTGGCCGCCGGAGCCCGGACCGGTGACACCGGCCTCAAAAAAATCAAGAGCTCCGCCCAGGGCTCCGCCCGCGAGCTCACCAAGATCCAGCAGTCCGCCGACAAGGCCGAGCGCTCGATGTCCAAGGCCGGAAAGACCGGTCAGAAGAGCGGCACCCAGGTCGGAAAGTTCAAGTCCGGGGCCGACAAGGCCTCCAAGGGCATGAAGGGGCTCAACAAGTCGATGAAGGGCAACCTCGTCGGCCAGTTGCTCTCCCTGCTCGCCCCGCTGGTCGAGAAGGTGGTCGAGATGGCCGCCCGGTCGAAGACCATGCAGAAGGTCCTCAAGGTCGCCTTCGACGCGATCAAGAAGGTCATCAGCTCGGTCATGAAGGCCGTCGGACCGATCATGAAGAAGGCCGGCGCGCTGATCAAGCAGGTCTGGGACGGCATCAAGAAGGCGATCACCGTCGTCATCAAGGCCGTCGCCAAGGTCGTCACGACCTACTTCAACGCCTGGAAGAAGATCATCACGACGGTCATGAACGCCGTCAAGCAGGTGATCTCCAGTGTCTGGAACGGCATCAAGAAGGTCATCTCGCCGGTCATCAACTGGATCCGCGACGTCATCCCCAAGGCCTTCAGCAGGGTCAAGGAGAAGCTGTCGAGCATCTGGGGCGGGCTGAAGGGCATCGCGAGCCGGGCCTTCGACGCGATCAAGGGCGCCGTGAAGGCGCCCGTCAACTCCGTCATCCGGCTCATCAACTCCGCGATCGACAAGCTCAACCGCATCAAGGTCTCGATCCCGGGCTGGGTCCCCGGTGTCGGCGGCAAGACCTTCGGCATCAGCCTGCCGAAGATCCCCCAGCTGGCGGCCGGCGGCATCGTGGCCCCGCGCAACGGCGGTGTGCACGCCATCGTCGCCGAGGCCGGTGAGGCCGAGGCCGTACTGCCGCTGTCCAAGCTGGACCGGCTGCTGCGGCACACCGCCCGCCGGGCCAGGGCCGACTCGGTCAACGCCACGGCCGGAGCGGTCTCCGGATTCCGGATCGAGAACTACTACGAGGCGTCCACGGCCGACCTCCAGGAGACGGCCGCCGCCCTGCTGTTCCTGTCCAAGGCGCGCGGATGA
- a CDS encoding tape-measure protein has translation MSAAVIGADPFAGVAGALGSFSGRVTGAAQSIRAAAQGIGRAGTAADRIKGSADAAGTQLRQLRTKADTAGKSLTKAGRTAGRTAAQLRTGSAKARTTLAPLNSIATEAGLFSGVVGVLGKGSGTVSTLMGLFGGAVTVASGAMTSVNVAMRANPLGFVLGLVSPLAGYLIEYALNSQTGQKIMKQVLDQVLQVFLSIGKFLGPVLKAYATVISAYFEAAFTVVTTVLAVVGALLSKDFGGTRSAVTSATNAVSGIIRRAWSGFRPVVQPVLDWITKKIPDMFTRVKTAMSRTLNGMGGFISTGMQGVMAAVTGPVKALISFANRVIDGLNKLSFNFFGKKFGVDLPKIPQLAEGGVVQPARAPGGSPVLPLSALSRLRPADAAPHPTGSTGTTDRSRLRAYHATEGNGPLAVATDLLFLRGSAA, from the coding sequence ATGAGTGCCGCGGTGATCGGCGCCGACCCGTTCGCGGGAGTAGCGGGAGCGCTGGGTTCCTTCAGCGGCCGCGTCACGGGCGCTGCCCAGTCCATACGGGCCGCCGCACAGGGCATCGGCCGGGCCGGGACCGCCGCCGACCGGATCAAGGGCTCCGCCGACGCTGCCGGAACGCAGCTCCGGCAGCTGAGGACCAAGGCGGACACGGCCGGGAAGTCCCTCACCAAAGCGGGCCGCACCGCCGGCCGTACGGCGGCCCAGCTCCGTACCGGCAGCGCCAAGGCCCGCACCACCCTCGCACCCCTCAACTCCATCGCCACCGAGGCCGGCCTGTTCAGCGGGGTCGTCGGCGTCCTCGGCAAGGGCTCCGGCACGGTGTCCACGCTCATGGGCCTCTTCGGCGGCGCGGTCACCGTCGCCTCCGGCGCGATGACCTCCGTCAACGTCGCCATGCGCGCCAACCCGCTCGGCTTCGTCCTCGGCCTGGTGAGCCCCCTGGCCGGGTACCTCATCGAGTACGCGCTCAACTCGCAGACCGGCCAGAAGATCATGAAGCAGGTCCTCGACCAGGTCCTCCAGGTCTTCCTGAGCATCGGGAAGTTCCTCGGCCCCGTCCTCAAGGCGTACGCCACCGTCATCTCGGCCTACTTCGAGGCCGCCTTCACGGTCGTCACCACGGTCCTGGCCGTCGTCGGCGCACTCCTCTCCAAGGATTTCGGCGGCACCCGCTCCGCCGTCACCTCGGCCACCAACGCGGTGTCCGGCATCATCCGCCGCGCGTGGAGCGGGTTCCGCCCGGTCGTCCAGCCCGTCCTGGACTGGATCACGAAGAAGATCCCCGACATGTTCACCCGGGTGAAGACCGCCATGTCCAGGACCCTGAACGGCATGGGCGGCTTCATCAGCACCGGCATGCAGGGCGTCATGGCCGCCGTCACCGGCCCGGTCAAAGCGCTGATCTCCTTCGCCAACCGGGTCATCGACGGCCTCAACAAGCTCAGCTTCAACTTCTTCGGCAAGAAGTTCGGGGTCGACCTCCCCAAGATCCCCCAGCTCGCCGAAGGCGGCGTCGTCCAGCCCGCGAGGGCGCCCGGCGGCTCCCCCGTCCTGCCGTTGTCCGCGCTCAGCCGGCTGCGCCCCGCTGACGCCGCGCCGCACCCCACGGGCTCCACCGGCACCACGGACCGCTCACGGCTGCGCGCGTACCACGCGACCGAGGGCAACGGCCCCCTCGCCGTCGCCACCGACCTGCTGTTCCTGCGCGGGTCGGCGGCATGA
- a CDS encoding phage distal tail protein translates to MAETTTTYAQETEPGSLITRDGQIQWAGLLMGPGTPYEIDRTGLTGWDDLPVLDTGDISRPDQHGAWPGARWAQPRLVGASVWLLPRTAGQALGVVSAFRAATGADDGEQWLAVRLHGETLAVRARVSRRVVPQDRSYVVHGAARTSLQWTATDPRRFGAVLRETRATLPLTEPGLDWPAEPGIVGMGLAWPLEWGTAGAAGTCTAVNGGGAAAQPMIEFRGPLRRPTLTRLGDGRRLRYDIVLGPQDVLTVDTESGTVLLNATASRLYTASPVSVPEQLFHLPPGATELSFRSDDTTPDPRASVTLRWRDAHW, encoded by the coding sequence ATGGCCGAGACCACAACCACATATGCCCAGGAGACCGAACCCGGCTCACTGATCACCCGCGACGGGCAGATCCAGTGGGCCGGACTGCTGATGGGACCCGGTACGCCGTACGAGATCGACCGCACGGGCCTCACCGGCTGGGACGACCTGCCGGTGCTCGACACCGGCGACATCTCCCGCCCCGACCAGCACGGCGCCTGGCCCGGCGCCCGCTGGGCGCAGCCCCGTCTCGTCGGCGCGTCCGTCTGGCTACTGCCGCGCACGGCCGGTCAGGCCCTCGGCGTCGTCTCCGCCTTCCGCGCCGCAACCGGCGCGGACGACGGCGAGCAGTGGCTCGCCGTGCGGCTGCATGGCGAGACGCTGGCCGTCCGGGCCCGGGTCAGCCGCCGTGTCGTACCGCAGGACCGGTCCTACGTGGTGCACGGCGCGGCCAGGACCAGTCTCCAGTGGACCGCCACCGACCCGCGCCGGTTCGGGGCCGTGCTCCGCGAGACCCGGGCCACGCTGCCCCTCACGGAACCGGGCCTGGACTGGCCGGCCGAACCCGGCATCGTCGGCATGGGCCTCGCGTGGCCTCTGGAGTGGGGGACGGCCGGAGCCGCCGGCACCTGCACCGCCGTGAACGGCGGCGGCGCGGCGGCCCAGCCGATGATCGAGTTCCGCGGCCCGCTCCGGCGCCCGACGCTGACCCGGCTCGGCGACGGCCGGCGGCTCCGGTACGACATCGTGCTGGGCCCCCAGGACGTCCTGACGGTGGACACCGAATCCGGCACGGTGCTGCTCAACGCCACCGCGTCCCGGCTCTACACCGCGTCCCCCGTGTCCGTACCCGAGCAGCTGTTCCACCTGCCGCCGGGCGCCACGGAGCTCTCCTTCCGCTCCGACGACACCACGCCCGACCCCCGGGCCTCCGTCACCCTGCGCTGGCGCGACGCCCACTGGTGA